One genomic window of Streptomyces sp. NBC_01498 includes the following:
- a CDS encoding BlaI/MecI/CopY family transcriptional regulator — MNHEPQEGFMAIRPFGELESEIMRIVWRQETPVTIHALISMLDGPRTPAYTTVMTVTERLREKGWLSRVKIGRSYHYGADRSADFYTVELMRQALDAATDREGALRHFAARLDPRETTALSQALADPPAAAVPAGPPGSAVPAGPPGSAVPAGPPGSAVPAGPPGSAVPG, encoded by the coding sequence GTGAACCACGAACCCCAGGAGGGCTTCATGGCGATAAGGCCGTTCGGCGAGTTGGAGTCGGAGATCATGCGGATCGTGTGGCGACAGGAGACCCCCGTCACCATTCACGCCCTCATCAGCATGCTCGACGGCCCCCGCACGCCCGCGTACACGACCGTGATGACCGTCACCGAACGGCTGCGGGAGAAGGGCTGGCTGAGCCGGGTGAAGATCGGCCGGTCGTATCACTACGGCGCGGACCGGAGCGCCGACTTCTACACCGTGGAACTCATGCGTCAGGCCCTGGACGCCGCCACCGACCGGGAGGGCGCCCTGCGGCACTTCGCCGCCCGTCTCGATCCACGCGAAACGACGGCCCTGAGCCAGGCACTGGCCGACCCACCGGCTGCCGCCGTACCCGCGGGTCCGCCAGGCTCCGCCGTACCCGCGGGTCCGCCAGGCTCCGCCGTACCCGCGGGTCCGCCAGGCTCCGCCGTACCCGCGGGTCCGCCAGGCTCCGCCGTACCCGGCTGA
- a CDS encoding response regulator transcription factor, with amino-acid sequence MRVLVAEDEEILAELIATGLRRAGFAVDTVYSGDAALAYLGLHDYDVVVLDRDMPRVHGDDVTRRLVADGSPTRILMLTASASMEERVHGLDLGADDYLGKPFGFPELVSRVRALRRRGARALPTTLERHGVRLDTAARTASHDGRALDLSVKELTVLQILLEADGRTVTAQQLLERAWDAQTDPLSGVVRACVTRLGAKLGTPALIRRVDAEGGGYAL; translated from the coding sequence ATGCGGGTGCTGGTCGCCGAGGACGAGGAAATCCTGGCCGAGCTGATCGCCACCGGTCTGCGGCGGGCCGGGTTCGCGGTCGACACCGTCTACAGCGGCGACGCCGCCCTCGCCTACCTGGGCCTGCACGACTACGACGTGGTGGTCCTCGACCGCGACATGCCCCGCGTCCACGGCGACGACGTCACCCGCAGACTCGTCGCCGACGGCTCCCCGACCCGCATCCTGATGCTGACGGCATCCGCCTCCATGGAAGAACGCGTCCACGGCCTCGACCTGGGCGCGGACGACTACCTGGGCAAGCCCTTCGGCTTCCCGGAACTGGTCTCCCGCGTCCGCGCCCTGCGCCGGCGCGGCGCCCGCGCGCTCCCGACGACGCTGGAACGGCACGGCGTCCGCCTGGACACCGCGGCCCGCACGGCCTCCCACGACGGCCGGGCACTCGACCTCTCGGTGAAGGAGCTGACCGTGCTCCAGATCCTCCTGGAGGCGGACGGCAGAACAGTCACCGCCCAACAACTCCTGGAACGGGCCTGGGACGCCCAGACCGACCCCCTGTCGGGCGTCGTCCGCGCCTGCGTGACCCGCCTGGGCGCGAAGCTCGGCACCCCGGCACTGATCAGGAGGGTGGACGCGGAAGGGGGAGGGTACGCGCTGTGA
- the metG gene encoding methionine--tRNA ligase: MAATECDEQGGRAYYVTTPIYYVNDAPHLGHAYTTVAGDVLTRWHRQRGEKVWYLTGTDEHGQKIMRTAEANGVTPQEWADKLVDEAWRPLWEHLGIRNDDFIRTTEQRHTDRVQEFVQDLFDKDEIYKGGYEGPYCVGCEEYKLPGELLDGEGEFAGQKLCPIHRTPVEILKEENYFFKLAAYGPKLLAHYEANPGFIQPESARNEVVNFVRQGLQDLSISRSTFDWGVPVPWDEKHVIYVWIDALLNYATAVGYNENPRKFEETFPADVHLVGKDILRFHAIIWPAMLMAQGLPLPGRIAANGWLMVGGEKMSKSNLTGIKPQDLTSHFGVDAYRWYFLRAIAFGQDGSFSWEDFTARYTSELANDYGNLASRVAAMVGKYYGGTLPETTSGGVAEEAVREGLTKAVAEADRKIGEELDFQGGIQAIFDFVKQVNGYLTEQEPWKVAKDTSPDGQAVLATILYTAAESLRGVAVLLNPVMPEASQKLWESLGADETLGPLADQRVQDAGTWGQLPAGTTVTKGAVLFPRLEEKPA; the protein is encoded by the coding sequence ATGGCCGCCACTGAATGCGACGAGCAGGGTGGGCGCGCGTACTACGTCACCACCCCCATCTACTACGTCAACGACGCTCCCCACCTGGGTCACGCCTACACGACCGTCGCGGGCGACGTGCTCACGCGCTGGCACCGCCAGCGGGGCGAGAAGGTGTGGTACCTCACCGGTACGGACGAGCACGGCCAGAAGATCATGCGCACGGCCGAGGCGAACGGGGTCACCCCGCAGGAGTGGGCGGACAAGCTCGTCGACGAGGCGTGGCGACCGCTCTGGGAACACCTCGGCATCCGGAACGACGACTTCATCCGTACGACGGAGCAGCGGCACACCGACCGTGTCCAGGAGTTCGTGCAGGACCTGTTCGACAAGGACGAGATCTACAAGGGCGGCTACGAGGGCCCGTACTGCGTGGGCTGCGAGGAGTACAAGCTGCCGGGCGAACTGCTGGACGGCGAGGGGGAGTTCGCGGGGCAGAAGCTGTGCCCGATCCACCGGACGCCGGTGGAGATCCTCAAGGAGGAGAACTACTTCTTCAAGCTCGCCGCGTACGGCCCGAAGCTCCTGGCGCACTACGAGGCCAACCCCGGCTTCATCCAGCCCGAGTCCGCCCGCAACGAGGTCGTGAACTTCGTCCGGCAGGGCCTTCAGGACCTGTCGATCTCGCGGTCGACGTTCGACTGGGGCGTGCCGGTGCCGTGGGACGAGAAGCACGTCATCTACGTGTGGATCGACGCGCTGCTGAACTACGCGACGGCCGTGGGCTACAACGAGAACCCGCGGAAGTTCGAGGAGACGTTCCCCGCCGACGTCCATCTCGTCGGCAAGGACATCCTGCGCTTCCACGCGATCATCTGGCCCGCGATGCTGATGGCGCAGGGCCTGCCGCTGCCCGGCCGGATCGCCGCGAACGGGTGGCTGATGGTCGGCGGCGAGAAAATGTCGAAGTCGAACCTGACCGGGATCAAGCCGCAGGACCTGACCTCGCACTTCGGCGTGGACGCGTACCGCTGGTACTTCCTGCGGGCCATCGCGTTCGGGCAGGACGGCTCGTTCTCCTGGGAGGACTTCACCGCCCGGTACACCTCGGAGCTGGCGAACGACTACGGCAACCTCGCGTCGCGCGTCGCGGCGATGGTCGGTAAGTACTACGGCGGCACGCTGCCGGAGACGACGTCCGGCGGGGTCGCCGAGGAGGCCGTACGGGAGGGGCTGACGAAGGCGGTCGCGGAGGCGGACCGGAAGATCGGCGAGGAGCTGGACTTCCAGGGCGGGATCCAGGCGATCTTCGACTTCGTGAAGCAGGTCAACGGCTACCTCACGGAGCAGGAGCCCTGGAAGGTCGCCAAGGACACCTCCCCGGACGGCCAGGCGGTGCTCGCGACGATCCTCTACACGGCGGCGGAGTCGCTGCGCGGGGTGGCGGTGCTGCTCAACCCGGTCATGCCGGAGGCGTCGCAGAAGCTGTGGGAGTCGCTGGGCGCGGACGAGACGCTGGGCCCGCTGGCGGACCAGCGGGTGCAGGACGCGGGCACCTGGGGTCAGCTGCCGGCCGGTACGACGGTGACGAAGGGCGCGGTGCTGTTCCCCCGGCTGGAGGAGAAGCCCGCGTAG
- a CDS encoding sensor histidine kinase, with protein sequence METRPAAPGVAPPEDHSLSRTARRLLPAALFVVLGMFWLVDAQSTKGLRTPENAWLVPLVAGPAAALLLFLPPARRRLSLGARSWAAGCCSLALTVWALPGGPVVLWGSLEPVCLAIMLGQVCRSVARPFPALALGAAIVVSPARMGSPDALWIAFALTFVVGAAVGIGSYLRVLDTRRTRGAEAVRQRERLELARNLHDLVAHHVTGILMQANAARAVRESAPEQIDPILRNIQLAGAETLNSMRQLVRVLREVDGEPQRSGEMVAELASLVSDFCGDGTQDATLSVTAPVRSACVTPEVRTAAHRVVRESLTNVRRHAPGERVVVRVDVAAERLRLEVHNTLPEEPPAAPTGGRSGFGILGLHERMPDVDGTLQAGPVRGNGWLVAATFPVLAEAGSSR encoded by the coding sequence GTGGAAACCCGCCCCGCCGCTCCGGGCGTCGCGCCCCCCGAAGACCACTCCCTTTCCCGAACCGCCCGGAGACTGCTCCCGGCCGCGTTGTTCGTGGTTCTCGGGATGTTCTGGCTGGTGGACGCGCAGTCCACGAAGGGGCTGCGGACCCCGGAGAACGCCTGGCTCGTTCCCCTGGTGGCGGGCCCGGCCGCCGCGCTTCTGCTGTTCCTTCCCCCGGCCCGGCGCCGGCTGTCCCTCGGGGCGCGCTCCTGGGCGGCGGGGTGCTGTTCGCTGGCGCTCACCGTCTGGGCGCTGCCCGGCGGGCCGGTCGTCCTCTGGGGCTCGCTGGAGCCGGTCTGTCTGGCGATCATGCTGGGTCAGGTGTGCCGGTCGGTGGCCCGGCCGTTCCCGGCCCTCGCGCTCGGTGCCGCGATCGTCGTCTCTCCGGCGCGCATGGGCAGTCCGGACGCGCTCTGGATCGCCTTCGCACTGACCTTCGTCGTGGGCGCGGCCGTGGGGATCGGCAGTTACCTGCGCGTCCTGGACACACGGCGGACCCGGGGCGCGGAGGCCGTACGACAGCGCGAGCGGCTGGAGTTGGCCCGTAACCTGCATGACCTCGTCGCCCACCACGTGACCGGCATCCTCATGCAGGCGAACGCGGCACGGGCCGTCCGCGAGAGCGCCCCGGAACAGATCGACCCCATCCTGCGGAACATCCAGCTCGCCGGCGCCGAGACCCTGAACTCCATGCGCCAACTGGTGCGCGTACTGCGGGAGGTGGACGGGGAGCCGCAGCGGTCCGGCGAGATGGTCGCCGAACTGGCGTCGCTCGTCTCGGACTTCTGCGGGGACGGTACGCAGGACGCCACGCTGTCCGTGACGGCCCCGGTGCGCTCGGCGTGTGTCACGCCCGAGGTGCGGACAGCGGCGCACCGGGTGGTACGGGAGTCGCTGACGAACGTACGGCGGCACGCCCCCGGTGAGCGGGTCGTGGTGCGGGTCGACGTGGCGGCCGAACGGCTGCGGCTGGAGGTGCACAACACCCTTCCCGAGGAGCCGCCCGCCGCCCCCACCGGCGGCCGGAGCGGTTTCGGGATACTGGGGCTGCACGAACGGATGCCGGACGTCGACGGCACCCTCCAGGCGGGTCCGGTGCGCGGCAACGGCTGGCTGGTGGCGGCGACGTTCCCCGTACTGGCCGAGGCGGGGTCGTCCCGGTGA
- a CDS encoding HIT family protein — protein MEMDLVAYEERARNGPCFVCAFLRGEPDYEHATVYEDEAHIAFLDRWPTLPGRVLVAPKAHVEHVVRELDEESYSRLMLVVRRVALAVESVLRPERTYLLSLGSQQANSHLHWHIAALPPGVPLGRQQYHALMAENGILAPTPDEITDLTTRLRAALGQGA, from the coding sequence ATGGAGATGGACCTGGTCGCGTACGAGGAACGTGCCCGTAACGGCCCCTGCTTCGTCTGCGCGTTCCTGCGCGGGGAGCCGGACTACGAGCACGCGACGGTCTACGAGGACGAGGCCCACATCGCGTTCCTGGACCGCTGGCCCACTCTGCCCGGCCGGGTGCTGGTCGCGCCGAAGGCCCATGTGGAGCATGTCGTAAGGGAGTTGGACGAGGAGTCGTACTCCCGGCTGATGCTGGTCGTACGACGGGTCGCGCTGGCGGTGGAGAGCGTGCTGCGGCCGGAGCGTACGTACCTGCTGTCGCTGGGCAGCCAGCAGGCCAACTCGCATCTGCACTGGCACATCGCGGCGTTGCCGCCCGGGGTGCCGCTCGGACGGCAGCAGTATCACGCCCTGATGGCCGAGAACGGGATCCTGGCACCGACCCCGGACGAGATCACCGACCTGACGACCCGCCTGCGCGCGGCCCTCGGCCAAGGAGCCTGA
- a CDS encoding SigE family RNA polymerase sigma factor: MGEGDETMDPGDGDFEAFVAARGPRLLRMAWLLTGDAHLAEDLLQTTLAKVWPKWHRISGERPEAYVRRALVHTHASWWRRRWRGEVPHGELPDAAGSFDAYESVDLEQSLAAAVRSLPVRQRAVVVLRYFEDLSVEDTAATLGCAPGTVKSQSAKALRTLRAVLPVPVDGGDRGA, translated from the coding sequence ATGGGCGAGGGCGACGAGACGATGGACCCGGGCGACGGCGACTTCGAGGCGTTCGTCGCCGCCCGGGGGCCGCGACTGCTGCGGATGGCCTGGCTGCTGACGGGCGACGCGCACCTGGCGGAGGACCTGCTCCAGACGACACTCGCCAAGGTATGGCCCAAGTGGCACCGGATCTCCGGGGAACGGCCGGAGGCGTACGTCCGCAGGGCGCTGGTCCACACGCACGCGTCCTGGTGGCGCAGACGCTGGCGGGGCGAGGTGCCGCACGGCGAACTCCCGGACGCGGCGGGCTCGTTCGACGCGTACGAGAGCGTGGACCTGGAGCAGTCGCTGGCCGCCGCGGTGCGGTCGCTCCCGGTGCGGCAGCGGGCGGTCGTCGTGCTGCGGTACTTCGAGGACCTGAGCGTCGAGGACACGGCCGCGACGCTCGGCTGTGCGCCGGGCACGGTCAAGAGCCAGTCGGCGAAGGCGTTGCGCACGCTGCGGGCGGTGCTGCCGGTGCCGGTGGACGGCGGTGACCGGGGTGCCTGA
- a CDS encoding alpha/beta hydrolase, with protein sequence MDLATLKSFKAAEYEEAAAGYRSAGDTAMAAKDTIDNRISAGMRDRLKGDAVTAALRELQSLSKNFHYAQTECTLVGTALNGFAFDMAAAKRKLDTAIEDARADGCTVRADGSVSYPGGSRPGAEKNTPGGTVSGGAGGDPTAAALEQQAMAQHPNPYYGRALTYANRVVEALKEATDADAKWAPKLRALRADDDLTVSKQDWADTQSDMGNVREAGRAYVDSLPDIPKDATPAVNAAWWNALDPEQQAAWLSLQPGTVGALDGLPATVRDEANRLVFEGDRGRLQMELNSIPPAPPEKTWMVVGGRASQVYTDEWIAWNAKYGDRVERLNKSLKGMQSIQARFDRTGERGLPEAYLLGFSPEGNGRAIVANGNPDTADHQAVYVPGTTSNLASIAGDIGRMENVWRVAAAEGNGSVSTITWLGYDAPQDVVKDAPFSHYADDGAPAYNRFLDGLEASHTGASDPHRTAIGHSYGTTLIGSAARQGDLNADDVILAGSPGVQVSNAEKLDVPRGHVWNQEADKDPVPDIGRWGHGGHDWRVGVFIIPSDDHFGANQLNTDTQGHSDYWKENTESLRNQGMVVAGNGGNAKLKPTE encoded by the coding sequence ATGGATCTCGCAACGCTGAAATCCTTCAAGGCCGCCGAGTACGAGGAAGCCGCCGCCGGATACCGGTCCGCCGGTGACACGGCCATGGCCGCCAAGGACACGATCGACAACAGGATCAGCGCGGGCATGCGCGACCGGTTGAAAGGTGACGCGGTCACCGCCGCGCTGCGGGAGTTGCAGAGTCTGTCCAAGAACTTCCACTACGCGCAGACCGAGTGCACCCTTGTCGGCACCGCGCTCAACGGTTTCGCCTTCGACATGGCCGCCGCCAAGCGCAAGCTGGACACGGCGATCGAGGACGCCCGTGCCGACGGCTGCACCGTGCGGGCGGACGGCTCGGTCAGTTACCCGGGGGGCAGTAGGCCCGGCGCGGAGAAAAACACCCCGGGCGGGACGGTCTCCGGGGGCGCCGGGGGTGATCCGACGGCCGCCGCGTTGGAGCAGCAGGCGATGGCTCAGCACCCGAATCCGTACTACGGAAGGGCGTTGACGTACGCCAACCGGGTCGTCGAGGCACTGAAGGAGGCTACCGACGCCGACGCGAAGTGGGCGCCGAAGCTCCGCGCGCTCAGGGCCGACGACGACCTGACCGTCTCCAAGCAGGACTGGGCGGACACGCAGTCGGACATGGGTAACGTACGTGAGGCGGGCAGGGCGTACGTCGACTCGCTGCCGGATATCCCGAAGGACGCCACCCCCGCAGTCAACGCCGCCTGGTGGAACGCGCTTGACCCGGAACAGCAGGCGGCGTGGCTCTCCCTGCAACCAGGCACCGTCGGCGCGCTCGACGGGCTGCCCGCGACCGTACGGGACGAGGCCAACCGGCTGGTCTTCGAAGGTGACCGCGGCAGACTCCAGATGGAACTGAACTCGATCCCGCCGGCGCCGCCCGAGAAAACGTGGATGGTCGTGGGCGGGCGTGCTTCACAGGTTTACACGGACGAATGGATCGCGTGGAACGCCAAGTACGGCGACCGGGTGGAGCGGTTGAACAAGTCCCTCAAGGGCATGCAGAGCATCCAGGCCCGTTTCGACCGGACCGGGGAGCGGGGGCTCCCGGAGGCGTATCTGCTCGGGTTCAGCCCAGAGGGCAACGGCCGGGCGATCGTGGCCAACGGCAACCCGGACACGGCCGACCACCAGGCGGTCTACGTGCCGGGCACGACATCGAACCTGGCCAGCATCGCCGGGGACATCGGCCGGATGGAGAACGTGTGGCGTGTGGCCGCCGCAGAGGGCAACGGCTCGGTCTCCACAATCACTTGGCTCGGTTACGACGCCCCGCAGGACGTAGTCAAGGACGCGCCGTTCAGCCACTACGCGGACGACGGCGCCCCGGCGTACAACCGCTTCCTCGACGGTCTGGAGGCGTCCCACACGGGCGCGTCGGACCCGCACCGTACGGCGATCGGGCATTCGTACGGCACCACGCTCATCGGATCGGCGGCGCGGCAGGGCGACTTGAACGCGGACGATGTGATCCTGGCCGGCAGTCCCGGAGTCCAGGTGAGCAACGCGGAGAAGCTGGATGTCCCGCGTGGCCACGTCTGGAACCAGGAGGCGGACAAGGATCCCGTCCCCGACATCGGACGCTGGGGGCACGGCGGCCATGACTGGCGGGTTGGCGTCTTCATCATTCCGAGCGACGACCACTTCGGCGCGAACCAGTTGAACACGGACACCCAGGGTCATAGTGACTACTGGAAAGAGAACACCGAGAGCCTGAGAAATCAGGGCATGGTCGTGGCCGGCAACGGTGGCAACGCCAAACTGAAGCCGACCGAGTGA